In Labrus bergylta chromosome 1, fLabBer1.1, whole genome shotgun sequence, one genomic interval encodes:
- the LOC109999206 gene encoding polymeric immunoglobulin receptor isoform X1 gives MKMLSRMFILCIALSGVSNSAALITVSGYEGYAVGISCSYGMGYDSYEKYLCRNDCGSNDVLVTTTETSKNRFSIYDDKEKRVFTASITGLTLTDAGKYWCGVTRNGKDIYTEVKLLVGKDSCCDQSTRLQSYEDGSVDLICPYKQKDQDNLKYICRGNQSSTCLQQALVTSEYKQKGYFSLADNKMSMKFTVTITSLTRKDSGPYLCGVQRKSDLDVFTAVSLEVNEWCCVESSELSGIVGHPLSIQCPYPPQHWDNRKFLCKGDHRKNCTDVMTQSRFSLQDNVSSSSFSVMITRTKVEDAGTYWCGSDSQWAVGNFTKIHLSLDFSQQTSVLNPVGSKTTFIPDRNVKDAEHFLSVGVMLPTVGAIVLVILIISVVIIYKYKCRRAQGTKIQEKRNQTKVAGVEEVIDVADIYENQGAAACSKQETSKWHSSCHQNDNDDVYQNCSTTEDMYCNQFYLKTAKR, from the exons ATGAAGATGTTGAGCCGGATGTTCATCCTGTGTA TTGCTCTGAGTGGTGTCAGCAATTCAGCAGCGCTGATCACTGTGTCTGGATATGAAGGATATGCAGTGGGTATCTCTTGTTCCTATGGCATGGGTTATGACTCTTATGAGAAGTACCTGTGCAGGAATGACTGCGGTAGCAATGATGTTCTTGTAACGACGACAGAAACAAGTAAAAACAGATTCTCCATCTACGATGACAAAGAGAAACGAGTCTTCACAGCCAGTATTACTGGTCTCACACTAACGGATGCTGGGAAGTACTGGTGTGGGGTGACCAGGAATGGGAAAGATATCTACACTGAAGTAAAGCTGCTAGTCGGAAAAG ACAGCTGCTGTGATCAATCTACCAGACTACAAAGTTATGAGGACGGCTCAGTGGACTTGATTTGCCCGTACAAGCAGAAGGACCAAGACAACCTGAAGTACATCTGCAGAGGAAACCAGTCCTCCACATGTCTGCAGCAGGCACTGGTCACATCTGAGTACAAACAAAAGGGATACTTCAGTCTGGCTGATAACAAGATGTCAATGAAATTCACAGTGACCATCACCAGTTTGACCCGGAAGGATTCTGGGCCGTACCTCTGTGGTGTCCAAAGAAAGTCCGACCTGGATGTTTTCACTGCTGTTAGTCTGGAAGTCAATG AGTGGTGCTGTGTGGAGTCAAGTGAACTGAGCGGCATTGTGGGGCATCCTCTTTCTATACAGTGTCCCTACCCACCTCAACACTGGGATAACAGAAAGTTCCTTTGCAAAGGAGACCACCGCAAAAACTGCACAGATGTAATGACTCAGAGCAGGTTCTCATTACAAGATAATGTTTCTTCAAGCTCTTTCTCGGTGATGATCACAAGAACCAAAGTAGAGGATGCTGGGACATACTGGTGTGGTTCAGACTCACAGTGGGCAGTGGGAAACTTCACCAAGATTCATCTGTCATTAG ACTTTTCACAGCAGACCAGTGTGCTGAATCCTGTTGGATCAAAAACAACGTTTATCCCTGACAGAAAtgtcaaag ATGCAGAACACTTCCTCTCTGTGGGTGTCATGTTGCCCACTGTGGGTGCCATCGTCCTAGTCATACTGATCATTTCCGTGGTCATAatctataaatataagtgtcgCAGAGCACAAG GAACCAAAATCCAAGAGAAGAGGAACCAAACCAAAGTGGCAGGAGTGGAGGAAGTGATCGATGTGGCAGAT ATTTATGAAAATCAAGGCGCTGCAGCGTGCTCAAAGCAGGAGACCTCCAAATGGCACAGCTCCTGTCACCAGAACGACAATGATGATGTGTACCAAAACTGCTCTACAACAGAAGATATGTACTGTAACCAGTTTTACTTGAAGACAGCCAAGAGATGA
- the LOC109999206 gene encoding polymeric immunoglobulin receptor isoform X2 has product MKMLSRMFILCIALSGVSNSAALITVSGYEGYAVGISCSYGMGYDSYEKYLCRNDCGSNDVLVTTTETSKNRFSIYDDKEKRVFTASITGLTLTDAGKYWCGVTRNGKDIYTEVKLLVGKDSCCDQSTRLQSYEDGSVDLICPYKQKDQDNLKYICRGNQSSTCLQQALVTSEYKQKGYFSLADNKMSMKFTVTITSLTRKDSGPYLCGVQRKSDLDVFTAVSLEVNEWCCVESSELSGIVGHPLSIQCPYPPQHWDNRKFLCKGDHRKNCTDVMTQSRFSLQDNVSSSSFSVMITRTKVEDAGTYWCGSDSQWAVGNFTKIHLSLDAEHFLSVGVMLPTVGAIVLVILIISVVIIYKYKCRRAQGTKIQEKRNQTKVAGVEEVIDVADIYENQGAAACSKQETSKWHSSCHQNDNDDVYQNCSTTEDMYCNQFYLKTAKR; this is encoded by the exons ATGAAGATGTTGAGCCGGATGTTCATCCTGTGTA TTGCTCTGAGTGGTGTCAGCAATTCAGCAGCGCTGATCACTGTGTCTGGATATGAAGGATATGCAGTGGGTATCTCTTGTTCCTATGGCATGGGTTATGACTCTTATGAGAAGTACCTGTGCAGGAATGACTGCGGTAGCAATGATGTTCTTGTAACGACGACAGAAACAAGTAAAAACAGATTCTCCATCTACGATGACAAAGAGAAACGAGTCTTCACAGCCAGTATTACTGGTCTCACACTAACGGATGCTGGGAAGTACTGGTGTGGGGTGACCAGGAATGGGAAAGATATCTACACTGAAGTAAAGCTGCTAGTCGGAAAAG ACAGCTGCTGTGATCAATCTACCAGACTACAAAGTTATGAGGACGGCTCAGTGGACTTGATTTGCCCGTACAAGCAGAAGGACCAAGACAACCTGAAGTACATCTGCAGAGGAAACCAGTCCTCCACATGTCTGCAGCAGGCACTGGTCACATCTGAGTACAAACAAAAGGGATACTTCAGTCTGGCTGATAACAAGATGTCAATGAAATTCACAGTGACCATCACCAGTTTGACCCGGAAGGATTCTGGGCCGTACCTCTGTGGTGTCCAAAGAAAGTCCGACCTGGATGTTTTCACTGCTGTTAGTCTGGAAGTCAATG AGTGGTGCTGTGTGGAGTCAAGTGAACTGAGCGGCATTGTGGGGCATCCTCTTTCTATACAGTGTCCCTACCCACCTCAACACTGGGATAACAGAAAGTTCCTTTGCAAAGGAGACCACCGCAAAAACTGCACAGATGTAATGACTCAGAGCAGGTTCTCATTACAAGATAATGTTTCTTCAAGCTCTTTCTCGGTGATGATCACAAGAACCAAAGTAGAGGATGCTGGGACATACTGGTGTGGTTCAGACTCACAGTGGGCAGTGGGAAACTTCACCAAGATTCATCTGTCATTAG ATGCAGAACACTTCCTCTCTGTGGGTGTCATGTTGCCCACTGTGGGTGCCATCGTCCTAGTCATACTGATCATTTCCGTGGTCATAatctataaatataagtgtcgCAGAGCACAAG GAACCAAAATCCAAGAGAAGAGGAACCAAACCAAAGTGGCAGGAGTGGAGGAAGTGATCGATGTGGCAGAT ATTTATGAAAATCAAGGCGCTGCAGCGTGCTCAAAGCAGGAGACCTCCAAATGGCACAGCTCCTGTCACCAGAACGACAATGATGATGTGTACCAAAACTGCTCTACAACAGAAGATATGTACTGTAACCAGTTTTACTTGAAGACAGCCAAGAGATGA